One genomic segment of Microbacterium sp. ProA8 includes these proteins:
- a CDS encoding MarR family transcriptional regulator, with translation MTQPLVPAELTREELETWAALATVLEWLPSALDAQLQRDAQLTHFEYGVLYALADAPDRTLRMSVLSGYANSSLSRLSRAATRLESKGWMRRRPDPADGRFTLAILTDLGQQKVDEAAPGHAELVRGLVFDRLTSAQQRQLREISRRITGAIRSEEGWAPAANTPAR, from the coding sequence ATGACGCAGCCCCTTGTGCCGGCAGAGTTGACCCGAGAAGAGCTCGAGACCTGGGCGGCGCTGGCCACGGTGCTCGAGTGGCTGCCGTCCGCGCTCGATGCGCAGCTGCAGCGCGATGCGCAGCTGACGCACTTCGAGTACGGCGTGCTGTACGCCCTCGCCGACGCTCCCGACAGGACCCTGCGCATGAGCGTCCTGTCCGGCTACGCGAACAGCTCGCTCTCGCGCTTGTCGCGTGCGGCGACGAGATTGGAGTCCAAGGGGTGGATGCGACGGCGGCCGGATCCCGCGGACGGCCGCTTCACGTTGGCGATCCTCACCGACCTCGGTCAGCAGAAGGTCGACGAGGCGGCGCCGGGGCATGCCGAGTTGGTGCGCGGTCTGGTGTTCGATCGCCTGACGAGCGCACAACAGCGGCAGCTGCGCGAGATCTCGCGCCGGATCACCGGCGCGATCCGGTCTGAGGAGGGCTGGGCGCCTGCCGCGAACACGCCTGCTCGCTAG
- a CDS encoding GNAT family N-acetyltransferase, giving the protein MWIECFEKDARFDGEDVESLVEQFVAHVRGAHDVPYPDEEVRLWARNFADASAREDGPVERLPSIGSIEVHPVTEERIDDWLRFFDRDAFPDNPDWGSCYCLHPHTGDVPERPWRDVRAEMVERLRSGATLGYLAYVDGSPAGWVNASRRSTYAKYDGVDPEGPAPDTVVGVSCFVIAPPYRRHGVSSALLDRVVADGEARGARFVEGYPRRVETGHDSGAFCGPRSMFDVRGFAPAEEHERYVVVRRPV; this is encoded by the coding sequence ATGTGGATCGAGTGCTTCGAGAAGGACGCGCGATTCGACGGCGAGGACGTCGAGTCGCTCGTCGAGCAGTTCGTCGCACACGTACGCGGGGCGCACGACGTCCCCTACCCCGACGAAGAGGTGCGACTGTGGGCGCGCAACTTCGCGGATGCCTCGGCACGCGAGGACGGCCCGGTCGAGCGACTTCCCTCGATCGGCTCGATAGAGGTGCATCCCGTCACGGAGGAGCGCATCGACGACTGGCTGCGGTTCTTCGACCGCGACGCCTTTCCCGACAATCCAGACTGGGGATCCTGCTACTGCCTGCATCCCCACACCGGCGACGTTCCCGAGCGGCCGTGGCGTGATGTGCGTGCCGAGATGGTCGAGCGGCTGCGGTCCGGAGCGACGCTCGGGTACCTCGCGTACGTCGACGGCAGCCCGGCGGGCTGGGTCAATGCGTCGCGCCGATCGACGTACGCGAAGTACGACGGCGTCGATCCCGAGGGGCCGGCCCCCGACACGGTGGTGGGCGTCTCCTGCTTCGTCATCGCCCCGCCCTACCGGCGCCACGGCGTCTCATCGGCGCTCCTGGATCGCGTCGTCGCCGACGGTGAAGCGCGCGGCGCACGGTTCGTCGAGGGATACCCGCGCCGAGTGGAAACCGGCCACGATTCCGGGGCGTTCTGTGGTCCCCGTTCGATGTTCGATGTGCGCGGCTTCGCACCCGCCGAGGAGCACGAACGCTACGTCGTCGTCCGGAGGCCCGTCTGA
- a CDS encoding SDR family oxidoreductase — protein MELDLAGKRALVSGSTQGIGYAIAETLLQEGATVILNGRSQNRVDAAVERLRTAVAGAGVTGIAADFADPAQVDRLLGSLGEVDILVNNVGVFDVKEFGDITDDEWHRYFDINVMSGVQLSRRLLGRMLEVGWGRVVFVASESGVNVPGDMIHYGVTKAAMLALGNGLAKLTRGTGVTVNTVLGGPTYSDGVAQAVTQIADAQNMSLEDLKSAIAAGNRTSLLERFLEPREIADLVAYLASPRSSATNGAALRADGGTLTAIL, from the coding sequence ATGGAACTGGATCTGGCGGGCAAGCGCGCCTTGGTGAGCGGATCGACGCAGGGGATCGGCTACGCGATCGCGGAGACGCTCCTGCAGGAGGGTGCGACGGTCATCCTCAACGGGCGCAGCCAGAATCGCGTCGACGCGGCGGTGGAGCGGCTGCGCACGGCGGTCGCGGGCGCCGGCGTCACCGGCATCGCCGCCGACTTCGCAGACCCGGCGCAGGTGGACCGGCTGCTGGGATCGCTCGGTGAGGTCGACATCCTCGTCAACAACGTCGGCGTGTTCGACGTCAAGGAGTTCGGAGACATCACCGACGACGAATGGCACCGCTACTTCGACATCAACGTGATGAGCGGCGTCCAGCTGTCGCGTCGGCTGCTCGGACGCATGCTCGAGGTCGGGTGGGGGCGCGTCGTGTTCGTCGCCAGCGAGTCGGGTGTGAACGTCCCGGGGGACATGATCCACTACGGCGTCACCAAGGCGGCCATGCTCGCGCTGGGAAACGGACTCGCCAAGCTCACGCGGGGCACCGGTGTCACCGTCAACACCGTTCTCGGGGGACCCACCTACTCGGACGGCGTCGCGCAGGCCGTGACGCAGATCGCCGACGCGCAGAACATGTCGCTCGAGGATCTCAAGAGCGCCATCGCGGCCGGGAACCGGACATCCCTGCTGGAGCGCTTCCTCGAGCCCCGCGAGATCGCGGACCTCGTGGCCTACCTGGCGAGTCCTCGCTCCTCGGCGACGAACGGCGCGGCGCTCCGGGCCGACGGCGGAACCCTCACCGCGATCCTTTGA
- a CDS encoding arginase family protein: protein MERPAASPGERAGASSAWGVVGVPSSAAAHWAGIEKGPAALRAAGLVEALADGSAAVTDFGDQQVAHWAARRTGNGANNVEAVRAVLDETRQRIVDVLRDGLRPFVIGGECTLAVAMVSAFAECGRDVGVVYVDGGQDLMTPVDNRDEPILDGMGVAHMLDLPGTEGVISGIGPRRPLLRDSDIVFLGYSDEEEDIHDVVHSERIPSSLLSADPEAAAFRALTALRAASIVIHIDVDVLDFLQVPAADIPTYGRGLSIEDLSATLRILFSDPRCAGALLVEYNPDHDRLGRAAAQLVEMIRATASG from the coding sequence ATGGAGCGGCCTGCAGCATCTCCGGGTGAGCGCGCGGGCGCATCCTCAGCCTGGGGGGTCGTCGGTGTGCCGTCGAGCGCCGCGGCACACTGGGCAGGGATCGAAAAGGGACCAGCCGCGCTGCGAGCGGCTGGACTCGTGGAGGCCTTGGCCGACGGATCCGCCGCGGTGACGGACTTCGGTGACCAGCAGGTCGCCCATTGGGCAGCCCGCAGGACGGGGAACGGGGCGAACAACGTCGAGGCTGTACGCGCGGTGCTCGATGAGACACGTCAGCGCATCGTCGATGTGCTGCGGGACGGTCTTCGCCCGTTCGTCATCGGCGGAGAGTGCACGCTGGCGGTCGCGATGGTGAGTGCGTTCGCCGAGTGCGGCCGCGACGTAGGGGTCGTGTACGTCGACGGCGGGCAGGACCTGATGACCCCCGTCGACAACCGCGACGAACCCATCCTCGACGGCATGGGTGTCGCGCATATGCTCGACCTTCCCGGCACAGAGGGCGTCATCTCCGGCATCGGCCCGCGGCGGCCGCTCCTCCGCGACTCGGACATCGTCTTCCTCGGATACTCCGACGAGGAAGAGGACATTCACGACGTTGTGCACAGTGAGCGCATTCCTTCGTCGCTCCTCAGCGCCGATCCGGAAGCAGCCGCGTTCCGTGCGTTGACGGCGCTCCGCGCAGCCAGCATCGTCATCCACATCGATGTCGACGTGCTCGACTTTCTGCAGGTCCCAGCGGCCGACATCCCGACCTACGGACGCGGACTCTCCATCGAAGACCTCTCCGCCACTCTCCGAATCCTCTTCAGCGACCCGCGCTGCGCCGGTGCGCTTCTTGTGGAGTACAACCCCGATCACGACCGGCTGGGACGCGCTGCAGCACAACTTGTCGAGATGATACGGGCCACCGCAAGCGGGTGA
- a CDS encoding dihydrofolate reductase family protein, whose product MQTLTIDFIMSLDGYGAAEGWPGWWGLEGPEYLGWLEQLPEQDHPILMGARTYRLMSELTAGGEEGTDVLDDVEKYVFSSTLEEPLSWANSVLVREDAIDFVRRLKEASDRPLRTLGSVALCRNLLLAGLVDRYRVVVFPVITGATGSDRIFDGYPDVRLDLVEARTFDQRSQLLEYVPTVLEGPPLG is encoded by the coding sequence ATGCAGACCTTGACGATCGACTTCATCATGTCGCTCGACGGCTACGGCGCCGCCGAAGGGTGGCCGGGATGGTGGGGGCTCGAGGGTCCCGAGTATCTCGGCTGGTTGGAGCAGCTGCCGGAGCAGGACCATCCGATCCTGATGGGCGCGAGGACGTATCGCCTCATGTCGGAGCTCACCGCCGGCGGCGAGGAGGGCACCGACGTGCTCGACGACGTGGAGAAGTACGTCTTCTCGTCGACGCTCGAGGAGCCGCTCAGCTGGGCGAACTCGGTGCTGGTGCGCGAGGACGCGATCGACTTCGTGCGGCGGCTGAAGGAGGCGTCCGACCGGCCGCTGCGCACCCTCGGCAGTGTCGCGCTCTGCCGCAACCTGTTGCTGGCGGGGCTGGTCGACCGCTACCGCGTCGTCGTGTTCCCCGTCATCACGGGGGCGACCGGCTCGGACCGGATCTTCGACGGCTACCCCGACGTGCGGCTCGACCTTGTCGAGGCTCGCACCTTCGATCAGCGCAGCCAGCTGCTCGAGTACGTGCCGACCGTGCTGGAGGGCCCGCCGCTCGGGTGA